A stretch of DNA from Flavobacteriales bacterium:
AATACAAAATGGCAAGTACTAATTTGCATTTATACCCAGGAGAACAAATTAAAAAGGCAGGTAATTACATTCTAAGAAACGACAGTAATAAGATCGGCATCTCGTTTAATTACGACCGAATAGAATCTGAAACAGCATCTTATAGTAATGATGAGCTAGAGGACATTGCTAAATCGTTGGACGTTAAAAACTTCAATATAGACAAAGAATTAAGTAGCCTCTTTACTGGTGGTATGGCAGATTTGAGTAATAGCAGAACATTGTGGAAACTATGTAGTATTTTTGCTATCGCGTTTTTTGCAATAGAAACAATACTGTTAAGGTATTGGAAAACCGAAAAAGAGTGAACATGGAGATCTTAATTAAGTCGACCAAAATAGTAGATCTCAACTCCCCATTTCATAATAAAAAGATGGATATCCTTTTAAAGGATGGAGTAATTAAAAAGATCGAAAAAAGCATTAAGCCATCTGCGAAATGCATTGTTTACGATAAGAAAAACCAACACCTCTCCCCTGGCTGGTTCGATATGAAAGCCAATTTTAGAGATCCGGGGTTTGAGCACAAAGAAGATTTAGAATCGGGTAATAGATGTGCTGCCAAAGGCGGATTTACTGCTGTGGCTTGCATGCCATCCACCAATCCACCCATCCATACAAAATCGCAAGTAGAATACATCAAGAACAAAACAGCTTCGATGATTGTTCAGGTATATCCTGTAGGAGCTCTTTCGGATGAGTTAAAAGGAAAAGACATATCGGAAATGTACGACATGCATAAATCTGGTGCAATCGCTTTTTCGGACGACAAACTACCCATCAAAGAATCAGGTTTAATGATAAGGTCTCTGCAATACGTGCAAGGTTTTGGTGGACTTATAATTTCTTATCCAGACGATACAAGTATATCCAATGGAGGAAAAATGAACGAGAGCATGGCTAGCACTAGTCTTGGACTTAAAGGAATTCCATCCATTGCAGAAGAAGTGATGATAGAAAGAGATTTAGCTCTGATTGAATATACGCAAGGACGAATGCACTTCTCTACCATCTCTACAGCAAAATCGGTTGCGTTAATTAAAGCAGCAAAAAAGAAAGGATTAAAAGTTACTGCAGAGGTTTCAATCAACAACTTAACTTTCGATGACTCAAGCATAGAATCTTTCGATAGTAACTACAAAGTTGTTCCTCCTCTTAGAGGGAAAAAGGATATTACAGCATTACTTAAGGGAATTAAAGAAGGAACAATCGACACGATCTGTTCGGATCATTGTCCGGAAGACGTAGAAGAAAAAGATAAAGACTTTCAAGATGCCGCACCTGGAATGATTGGATTAGAAACGAGTTATCCGCTAATCAATAAAGCTCTTAGCGACAAAACAGATCTAGCGGAAATCGTCAGGATTATGGCTACGAACCCAAGAGAAGTACTGGGAATTGAAGTTCCTACCATCGATATCAATCAAAAGGCTGAGCTTACCTTATTCGATCCAAAG
This window harbors:
- a CDS encoding dihydroorotase; translated protein: MEILIKSTKIVDLNSPFHNKKMDILLKDGVIKKIEKSIKPSAKCIVYDKKNQHLSPGWFDMKANFRDPGFEHKEDLESGNRCAAKGGFTAVACMPSTNPPIHTKSQVEYIKNKTASMIVQVYPVGALSDELKGKDISEMYDMHKSGAIAFSDDKLPIKESGLMIRSLQYVQGFGGLIISYPDDTSISNGGKMNESMASTSLGLKGIPSIAEEVMIERDLALIEYTQGRMHFSTISTAKSVALIKAAKKKGLKVTAEVSINNLTFDDSSIESFDSNYKVVPPLRGKKDITALLKGIKEGTIDTICSDHCPEDVEEKDKDFQDAAPGMIGLETSYPLINKALSDKTDLAEIVRIMATNPREVLGIEVPTIDINQKAELTLFDPKLKWTYAKDGIVSKSKNHPLVNSEMIGKPIAIFNRNKHTDCN